In Huiozyma naganishii CBS 8797 chromosome 5, complete genome, the genomic window CTCTGGGTTCTCTGGAGGCGTTGCTggacttcttgaaggacatgAAGATTCCTGTCATGTCTATTGGGTTGGGTCCCGTGTACAAGCGTGATGTGATGAAAGCCAGTGCCATGTTAGAAAAGGCTCCAGAATACGCGGTCATGCTGTGTTTCGATGTTAAAATTGACAAGGAGGCAGAACAGTACGCAGAACAAGAAGGTGTCAAGATCTTCAACGCTGATATTATCTACCATTTGTTCGATGCCTTCACGGCTTACCAAGAACAACTGTTGGAACAACGTCGTAAAGATTTCCTAGAATACGCCATCTTCCCATGTGTCTTACAGACTTTACAGATCATCAACAAGCGTGGGCCTATGATTATCGGTGTAGATGTCATCGATGGTACCGTGCGTGTGGGAACACCAATCTGTGCAGTTAGAGTGGACCCTACCACCAAGGAAAGACACATTTTAGGCTTGGGTAAGGTTGCCTCTTTGGAAATCAACCATCAAACCGTCCCTGAGGTGAAGAAGGGTCAAACAGCTGCCGGTGTCGCCGTCCGTCTGGAGGATCCTTCTGGCCAACAGCCTATTTGGGGCCGTCACGTCGATGAAACCGATACATTATACTCTATGATCTCGAGAAGATCCATAGATACGCTGAAGGACCAAGCTTTCAGAGACCAAGTATCAAGACCGGACTGGATCttgatcaagaaattgaaaactgTCTTCGGCATCGAATGATCTCACTTTCACGTCAGACTACAACTTACAATATACAAGTACATAATTCTATCTTACCCGTGTATACAATACTACCTGCAGTATATCTCGAACTCTGAgaggaaaatgaaaaaaaatcgtGCTttaagaagaaagaaaaatttttcactttgaagtCATCGCTAGAATCGATGAATATATAGTTGACGAAGCATCGAATCTACGACCTGCTGGGACCCAATTACAGTATGAACGGTGTGAAGAGACCTGCTGAAGAGATTCGAGCTCTTCGTTTTGTGAAAAGACACAAAAAGACCGTAAAAAACCCGCTGGAGGATGGCGTTTCGCATTGCATAGTGAAGATTCCAATCCGGTTATACGTGTCTCTGGCGCCTATGTACCTGGAGACACCATTACAAGGTATAATGAGGCAGCATTTGAATCCAATGGTGATGAAGTATAACAGTAAAGCTGGCGGGGTTGTTATGGGCTACAATAATTTAGAGATTCTAGATGAAGCACCTGAGGGGGAACACGCGGACTCCGTCCAGCTGATAAAAGTGACTCCAGACACGCCATTTAGTTTTACTTGGTGTCAGGTTGACTTGTATGTGTGGCAGCCTCAAGTTGGTGATATCTTGGAGGGAAATATTTTTATTCAGTCTGCTTCCCATATTGGTTTATTGATTCACGACTCGTTCAATGCCAGcatcaagaagaataaCATTCCTTACGAATGGGTGTTTGTGCACaacgaagaaaatgaacatgaggacgaggacaGTCGAACTAATGAGGGCAATGTTAACTCGAACGACTCCAACAGACCCAATGGCGGTAGGAACTCCACCTCCGGGAACGCTGGTTTCAGGAAAAACGTATCCATGGGACACTGGGTTGACCAAAATGCTCAAAGAATTGATGGCAAACTGAGGTTCAGAGTAAGGAATGTGTATACCACCGGCAGAGTCGTATCTGTCGAAGGTACCCTATTGGATCAAAATGAAATGACCTCCAAGTCCGAAGTTGAAAACTTATCAGTTatatcaaacaaaaagatTGTTTT contains:
- the RPA43 gene encoding DNA-directed RNA polymerase I subunit RPA43 (similar to Saccharomyces cerevisiae RPA43 (YOR340C); ancestral locus Anc_7.52), encoding MNGVKRPAEEIRALRFVKRHKKTVKNPLEDGVSHCIVKIPIRLYVSLAPMYLETPLQGIMRQHLNPMVMKYNSKAGGVVMGYNNLEILDEAPEGEHADSVQLIKVTPDTPFSFTWCQVDLYVWQPQVGDILEGNIFIQSASHIGLLIHDSFNASIKKNNIPYEWVFVHNEENEHEDEDSRTNEGNVNSNDSNRPNGGRNSTSGNAGFRKNVSMGHWVDQNAQRIDGKLRFRVRNVYTTGRVVSVEGTLLDQNEMTSKSEVENLSVISNKKIVFDEEVEEENKETHQELNLENVKEDNGSEIVYEANSSDSDSASSSDSD